One region of Bombus affinis isolate iyBomAffi1 chromosome 3, iyBomAffi1.2, whole genome shotgun sequence genomic DNA includes:
- the LOC126914793 gene encoding uncharacterized protein LOC126914793, with amino-acid sequence MSRLTAWIAALLILIGSVWSQEQILEEGIGEPRFGFGLLEPIRISFCKNSCESTERNSYILNLACAVKCPELYLPHTTSKPSSTMTPSSMPATSMPTAKNSMPTTTNSMSTATNSMPTTMRM; translated from the exons ATGTCGCGTCTCACCGCATGGATTGCTGCTTTGCTCATATTGATCGGATCTGTTTGGTCACAG gaACAGATTCTTGAAGAAGGAATCGGGGAACCAAGATTCGGCTTTGGTTTGCTTGAGCCTATACGAATATCTTTTTGCAAGAATTCTTGCGAGTCAACTGAAAGAAACTCGTACATACTGAATCTTGCCTGTGCCGTAAAGTGTCCCGAATTATATTTACCCCATACAACTTCAAAACCATCTTCAACAATGACACCATCGAGTATGCCAGCTACGAGTATGCCAACTGCAAAGAATAGTATGCCAACTACAACGAATAGTATGTCAACTGCAACGAATAGTATGCCAACTACAATGCGTATGTGA